DNA from Strigops habroptila isolate Jane chromosome 2, bStrHab1.2.pri, whole genome shotgun sequence:
TACAAAGGCAGGTGGCTTTCTGCGCCTGCTCTTGCCAACAGCTCTGCAAACCCTCTTCTCACAGAGTGAGGAGCCTCTGTCCCTCCCAATGGAGtcataaaatacagctttatcCACCCTGCATGCAGTAATCAGACAGGCTTAAGGGCTTAAGCAGTCATAGGGTAGCAATGCTTAGAAAGATTGCACCGGCCTGTTTGCCTACCTCAGTCCGCTTGTCTAACCCAGTCGCTCCTCAGTATGGACTTGTAGGGGCACATTGTTAGAGACAGAGTCAGAACATTGAACTTGCTAATAGAGAGGGAGCTGTTAAACTCGTGTCTATGCAGTGCTGCAAAGAGCCCGGTGCTGCTGCCCTTGCCCCGCTTACCAGCCAGCTACTGAGCTGTGGAGCAGAGGGATCGTGCAACAGGCGCAGAAGATGGGAGCAAACAGATTTCATCCTTTTAGactgttttattaaacaaagcCAAGCAAATCAAATCCAACCCCTCTGTTAATACTCCAGCTCCTCATTTACCCAAGACCCCTTTCCACAGCTCCGGGAGAACAAAAAGGCTGAAGTGCAAATGAGATCAGTGTCAAGAGCATTACACACATGAATATTTATCAAGGAAGACCAGACAGAGGCCAAtttgctgccctgctgcagcagcaggagcttggTCACCAAGTGGGAGGGGAAGGGTAGGTGAAGAGGCTGGTCCGTGCCTTTGCTGGGCCAAGGTGTGCGGGATGCTGGCGCATCAGCCATCAGGCTCTGACTGTGCGCGAGGATAACTGCAAAAGCCATCAGTCAGGAACAACACTGAAGGGCTCCTGGGTCTTGGAACAAAAGCTAAGTACAACGCAGTTATGAAGCAAGCATACAATGTCCCTTCCAGTCATGCAATCAGCTCGCAAGCTGCAGTTTAGAGAAAAAACTCTAAAGAATTAACTGGAAGTTGTTACCATTCCGTGGGCATGCCAAGTGCTCACGATAAatctttttcctgaaggaaaaagcaaggtTAAGTCAAGCTACAAAGCCCATCAAGCTTGAGATTTACAGCAATCTAAAAGGGTTACGGGTTCATTTCTTAAACAATTGAATTATGGCTGCTTCTGGGTATCGATACATTAAGCATGCTGACCCCCTCAGTGCTGTGGGGAGCTAGGGTATGAGCAACAATGGGGAGATCACACTGGTTATGGTTTTTATGTGCACTTCAAAGTCACTTCCGAAAAAGAAGACGAGATAGTAGTTGAGTATTCCAGCCACGGACATGAGGAACAGGAACAAAATGATGCGCTTTCCAAACAAGTGACCAGGAGTGCTGAGGAgatagaaaggggaaaaagccaTTTGTTAATGTATGTCACCTCACACAAGAAGCCCTCAGACTTTGGACTCTGCTGTTGAGACCAGCTGAAAGACCTTGTGGCTGAGATAGATAGAGTGGGCAAATTTCTGCTCTGTCTGTTATTTCAAGGTAGCTGCAAGGTCTTAAATGCCATTTTCAGCATCCATTTGGGTCTGGATTTGGACTCCTGTGCTCAACATAGGCTACTGCTTGCAAAAGTGGCCATTCAGAGGGACTTGTATGTCTTCTCTGCCATCACAGGCTGTCGAACAATTTTGTTCTACGTGTTTGCAATGAGCTTTATTAATATAAAAGGATGATTTTGTGCAAATAGCgtcacaaacacacaaacacatgagTTCACAGAGGtgtgagcaggagctgctgaagcagtTGCTCTGTTCCTGCAGCTCCCCTCACCCCGGAGCCATGGCACCTCCTGTGTctccacagctcctcctgtgcACCCAGAAGTGGCCTTTTCTGTGCCATCCCATGCAAGCAGCCATTGCAGTGTAATTTCCATGGCAGCTGTGCCTGTGGAAGTGGCACTGTCCAGCTGCGCTGCTGCCGCATCCCGGATTTCGTAAAGAGGCTCTGCAAGTCCTTACCTCTGAGTCCTCTCCCCCAGGTAGCCCACAAAGTACTTCTGCCTCACAAGCAGGTACATCAGGCCGGCAAAGGCGGCAGGAGCTGGGTAAAGAGTAAAACAAGATGTTACAAACACCAGCCCAGGTCTCACTGTAAGTACTGTCCCCATTTGCTGCCTGGACTGGACCAAGAAACTGGAACCTGCAGCCCTGGTTATGGGATGAGTGTTGGAGCCAGGATGGAAACCTGTGCATGGGAAACAGAGCACTTGCCTTGCCCTTGATCCAGCTATTCTAAAGACTGTGTGGGTATAACCCTGCTCACAGCTATGCCCACTGCATAGCACACACTTGTCCCCATTGGAAACCCAGTGTGGGTCATGCTGGGCTCAGGAAGGAGGGTGCTCGCTCAAGCACTGTCTTTaccagaaataaaaggcaacaCTTCCCTAGGAGCAGGTGGAGGACTATATTTTGGTCCGATACTCATTTCTGGGCACATAAATAAGGGCTTTCCCTCCTAATTCTAGCTTTCCCCACACCTGCAGGCAAAACCCCCTCTTCTTCTAGTCAGGAAACTCCTCTTTTCCAAAAAGAATAGCCATAGACCTCAGAAAAGTACTCATCTTAACCTTAGGCAAACTCAAATTACATTGAAGAGGATCGTAGTTAGAAATGCAGGTAGATATTCCTGGGCTGCCCTCAGCACTGGGAAGGGCTGGCAGCTCTGGCAACTTAATCACGAGCCCATTTCCAGCCCTGAGGGTGAATAATGTGGCATCCAGCACCCACGTACTAAACCGTCCACCCAAAACAGAGGGATCTCCTCCGTAATGCCTATATGGGAAATGCCCCTGGCCCGGACTGTCCTGAATGGTGTCTGGGAACACGTCTGTTGGCACAAACCGTGCCAGGAACACTTGAACAGCACATGTATCTGCAGGACAGCCGGGTGAGACAGGTTCCCGCTGCAGGAGGGTTTGGTCCCCGACGGTGTACCACCTCCAAAGCGCTCACCATCCCTTGCTGAAAGTGGTGCAAGGTTGAAGGGAAAAACAATTAATGAGTGTTACCTGGGCTGCAGAGAAGGCCAGCGCACCAGAGCACAGCGAGGAACGTGGGGTACGCATGTCCGCAGTTTTGGCTAGGGAGGGATTTACACACAAGAAATCAGAACATGgggaaatagaaacaaaaccaatgtGTTTCATCAGCAAATTGTGGATTTGGGCTGCAGTAACTACTGCGGGTGGGCTTTTACTGCCTGTCGTGCCTGAACACGGCGCTGCCTCACCCGCACCTCTGCTTCCCTGTTCCCTTGCTCGGATAATGGATGCCTTTGTCCTGCCTggtgaggaaaacaaaccaccccGTGCACATGCCTGGCACCTGGGAAAGCTTTCCTCCTCTAACCTGTTTGATCAAGGCACGTGTATGATAGATGCTGTGTGCTTTACTGGCCTGGAAAATCCTTGTAATTAAGTCGTATTAATCATGTTACTGGCATTGAAAGCTGCATGGAaccaacaaaaggaaaattgcaCTGCAAATAGGAGTGTCTCACAGAGTTAACACGTGTCTTTGCAGGGGAACAGGAATGATTTCCAGCTGCCTCCTTTGACTGGGAATGCTTTCTGAGAGGGAAGCACTTTGCCCTTGGCAGAGCTTGCACACCTGTGAAGGGCAGGACATGGACATCCCATCCAGTTTCAAACGCATCATCAGTACTTCACGGgtaataaaaaagattttatgttttctcttctgggtgggaattaattttcctcttctctccctgaaGGGATGTCAAAGACAAGAGGTACAAACGTGGCGAAGCAGCCAGCCACGTGCCAAGGGAGCTGCTGCGGACTGAGGGGGTTGAATGAGCTCTGCCACTGACCTGCTCCTCAGGAAGTTGGTGTCTCGCCACCAGCTCTTTCCTTTCGAGCCGCAGTGCCTTGGGGCACTGGCTGTGCTTATATCACGCTTCCAGCATTAGCTACTGCTGGGTGAGATGGTTCCCAGATGAGGAACATTGTACTCAAAGGGCTGAAAGTCCACCATAAACACAGCACAGTGTCCAGAAGGGAGCTGGGTTCACCAGCAAACATATTAGAGAACCACAGGTCTGAACACTGCTGCAATGCACACAGCAAGGGATTGCAGATGAATCCTGCGTTTGAGGGCATTGGGAGCCCACCTCTTGACCCTGAAAGGATTTGTTTTAAGCCCTAATGAAGAGAGAGACGGACCCCACTCTTGCCCCACCGGCTCCTCAGGGCTTGCCTACTTACTTGGCAGTGTAGATGCGATCGAAGGCAGAGGATCCCGGCCGCTGGAACCCCTTGCCATTGCAGAATTTGCTTTCATGCTCCACTTTGCTTgcaaaaaaagctgttaaagAACCACAGAGTACTCTGAGATGTAATTTGGAGATGTTGCAGAAGCTGGCCTTTATGGTGTCACTTCTGTTCTCAAGAAGACCCAGATTAAATGGCAGGAGAGGACATGGGTGTGTGGAGGTGCAGGATGTGGCCAGCATCTTCACTCTGTCACCAAGGTATAACCAAACTGTCTGTGCAAGGGTGCAGTGCAATGCAGAATCTACTCTCTTCACAGTACCCATTTGTCAAACCAGGGACGTCCTGCAGGTCTAGttcattttccagaaaagcCCATTGAGAACCAGGTCCTCATGGCTGATCTCTATGTGTCCATCTTGTGTGTATCCCACTTTTAAGCAACAGTGTTGTGTCAGGGTGTTAGCTGCTGCAAAACTGCAGCACTTCAAGATAATGTATCACACGCTTGACTAACACATTTTATCTGATGACACTAAACCAGAGACCATCCATCATGTATCTAAATACACCAGAGAGAGCCCTGGCAGGCTACAAGCTGCAAGCTTTGTATTGTCATGCATCCCATCACAGTGTACCCAAAACACTCCATGGTTTAGAATATTAGccagatatatatatatataacactAGGAAAGACATGATTATAACAATAGAAGTCTACACTGATACACTGCAGGATTTCATCCCTGGAATTTGAAGAGTTATctcatttttccccttactGATGCTGTAGGTAAGTATTTTGTACTTTCATTGCCTTCACTAAAAGCTACTGAGTACTTTGCTTTCTAAGGTTGAGTGATTCCCTGCTTACGTACAGTCTTTCTCCAGGAGAAATCCTGCAGTGCTTTAAGCCAGTGTCCCCATCTGAGCAAGGCTTCAGACCctgccactgccaccagcaCGATGTACTGccagtgcctgcagcacctGGCCCTGGAGGACCCAGAGCGGACACCATCCGATGGCACAGCCGTTGACAGATCTCAGCATCTCCATCC
Protein-coding regions in this window:
- the ALOX5AP gene encoding arachidonate 5-lipoxygenase-activating protein is translated as MDQETLGSVVLLAIVTLISVVQNAFFASKVEHESKFCNGKGFQRPGSSAFDRIYTANQNCGHAYPTFLAVLWCAGLLCSPAPAAFAGLMYLLVRQKYFVGYLGERTQSTPGHLFGKRIILFLFLMSVAGILNYYLVFFFGSDFEVHIKTITSVISPLLLIP